The following is a genomic window from Desulfonatronum thiosulfatophilum.
AGGCGACACCAAAATCCTGCGGCCAGGGCGTCCGAAGAAAAGCGATAGCCCCTATCAACGGCGGATCGCCCGTGAGCGTTTTCGCCGTAGAGCAGGAATAGAGCCGATAATTGGTCACCTGAAACAGGATCATCGCTTGTCCCGAAACTACCTGAAAGGGGTTCTCGGCGACGCGATCAACCTGTTCATGGCTGCCGCGGCATTCAATTTCAGGAAGTGGATTCGGAAGTTCGAACACTTTTTTGC
Proteins encoded in this region:
- a CDS encoding transposase, producing the protein GDTKILRPGRPKKSDSPYQRRIARERFRRRAGIEPIIGHLKQDHRLSRNYLKGVLGDAINLFMAAAAFNFRKWIRKFEHFFALFTLWLFFGTTTRQPSMMIL